Proteins from a single region of Phycisphaeraceae bacterium D3-23:
- the thiS gene encoding sulfur carrier protein ThiS, whose translation MPTITLNGEPHTTDAASIADLLKEQGLEGQAVAVELNQSVVPKREHADQPLQDGDHIELVTLVGGG comes from the coding sequence ATGCCCACCATCACCCTCAACGGCGAGCCCCACACCACCGACGCCGCATCGATCGCCGACCTCCTCAAAGAGCAAGGCCTCGAAGGCCAGGCCGTCGCCGTCGAACTCAACCAGTCCGTCGTCCCCAAACGCGAACACGCCGATCAACCGCTCCAAGACGGCGACCACATCGAACTTGTCACCCTCGTCGGCGGGGGTTGA
- a CDS encoding methyltransferase domain-containing protein → MSTMQTSFTSKCYDLWAWFYDYTFGALVHKRHIRAVKQIRTRPGDLVLDLGVGTGMTLKEYPDDITVVGADLSAGMLGKAAKKVDQDGLTNVHLVQADAMFPPLREQAFDHVMIAHTISVVSEPNKLLLWAKRMVKPGGTIVLLNHFHASNRVVAFFETLLNPVFIKIGWKSDLALEDCLRDTGLHIRYHFKTSAMDLWQIVVLSPQGPALEPAEESARDAGPAEQSMSGATPAIA, encoded by the coding sequence ATGAGCACGATGCAGACATCTTTTACCTCGAAGTGCTACGACCTCTGGGCGTGGTTCTACGACTACACGTTCGGAGCGCTGGTGCACAAGCGGCACATCCGGGCGGTGAAGCAGATCCGGACCCGGCCCGGCGACCTCGTGCTTGACCTCGGCGTGGGCACGGGGATGACGCTCAAGGAGTACCCCGACGACATCACGGTGGTCGGCGCGGACCTCTCGGCGGGGATGCTGGGCAAGGCGGCGAAGAAGGTCGATCAGGACGGGCTGACGAACGTGCACCTGGTGCAGGCGGACGCGATGTTTCCGCCGCTCAGGGAGCAGGCGTTTGATCATGTGATGATCGCGCACACGATCAGCGTGGTGAGTGAGCCCAACAAGCTGCTGCTCTGGGCCAAGCGGATGGTGAAGCCCGGCGGGACGATCGTCTTGCTCAACCACTTCCACGCGAGCAACCGGGTCGTCGCGTTCTTCGAGACGCTTCTTAATCCGGTCTTCATCAAGATCGGTTGGAAGAGCGACCTTGCGCTGGAGGATTGCCTTCGGGATACGGGGCTGCATATCCGGTACCACTTCAAGACGAGCGCGATGGACCTCTGGCAGATCGTGGTGCTGAGCCCACAGGGCCCGGCGCTGGAGCCGGCGGAGGAGTCGGCGAGAGATGCGGGTCCTGCGGAGCAATCGATGTCGGGTGCGACGCCTGCGATTGCGTAA